The DNA segment GCGCAGCGTGCCCACGTCGTAGACCTCCGAGTAGAGCGCCAGGGGCAGCTGGTTGCGGCCCACGCGCAGGCGGAGCTTGTCGGAGAAGGCCCACTCCGCGAAGGCGTAGTCCACCTCCAGCTCCAGCTCCTCGCCGGGCGCCTTCTCGAAGGAGAACTGCGTGTTGAGGGTGAGGTGCTCCGTGGGCAGGGCCCGGACCAGCAGCGTGCTGCCCACGTCATGCAGGCCCAGCTCGTCGTTGCCGCCCAGGTAGACGTTCTCCCAGGTCCGGCCGGTGCTCAGGTGCCCGTACCCGTGGATGAACAACTTCCCATCCGCCAGCGGGATGCCGAACGCGGGGCTCGCCAGCAGCAGGACGCCCAGACACAGGGAAAGCCATCGGACGTGAAACATGGGGGTGCCTTTCAACGGCGCCCGGAGGGAACGCCGCCGCCAACTCGACGGGGGTGCCTGTCCAAGTGGATTGTAGCTGTATAAGAAAACTGAAACACCTTGTCCAGGGAGGAGAATGTTTCATTCGCGCTTGCCCGCGTGTCAGGACCGGAATCGCTGCTTGTGCTTGAGGGCGGAAGCAGATGTCTGTCTATTCCGTTTATCGATTTGGGCTCGGATCCCCGGGTTCACCGGGATCAGGCGCGCGACGCCCCGGTTTTCTTGATCCGGATCAATGCAGGGGAGGGGGCGTGCCTGCACGCTGGGGTCCACCACGTCGCTGAACGTTCTGGAGCCCTCGCGATGAACATCTCCCGCCTTCACTCCCGCGCGCTGGGAGCGCTCTACCTCCTGCCGTTCCTCGCCTACGGCATCGGCACGGCGCTCGTGAGCTCCGTCCTGAAGGCGCCGGAGAGCCTGTTCCTGGTGGCCGGACAAAGGACGCTGTTCGTCGGGGGCGCGCTGCTGCTCGTGTTGGACGCGCTCTTCGTCGTCGGGATCGGCGTGCTGTTCTTCCCCATCCTCCGCGAGCGGAGCCCGGGCATCGCCCTCACGTATGTCTGCACACGGGTGATGGAGGCGCTGATGCTCGTCGTCGGCGTCGTGTTCCTGCTGTGCATCCTTCCGCTTCCAGGGCAGCTGACGCCTGAGCCGGGGACGCTGGCGAACCTTGTAGCGAGGGGGAACTTCTGGGCGTACCAGCTCGCGATGACGCTCCTGGGCGTCGGCAGCGTGCCGTTCTGCCTGTCGCTGTACCGCGCCCGGCTGTTTCCCGCGTGGCTCCCGCTGTTGGGCGCGGTGGGCTACGGGCTGCTGGCGCTGGGGTGCGTGCTCGAAATCTTCGGGCTGCCGTGGGGCATCTTCTTCTCGGGCCCCGGGGGCGTGTTCGAGCTGGTGTTCGGCGTCTGGCTCATCGCGAAGGGGTTCCGGAAGGTCACGCCTTCCGCCGCGGCGTAGCCGGCTTGCCGCGCGTGGCGATGCGCTTGCGGATCCGGCTCAGCGACTCGGGCTTCACGCCGATGTAGCTGGCCAGGTGGTACTGCGGAAGGCGCTGGAGGAGGTCCGGCCGCGTCCTGGAGAGCTTGAGGTAGCGCTGCTCCGGTGTGTCCGTGAGATAGGAATTGAATCGCTCCTGCTGCTCCGCCAGGACCTTCTGCATCACCATGCGGGAAATGCTCTCGAAGCGGGGGAAGCGCCGGTACAGGTCCCCCTCGCGTTGCTCGGTGCCCACCACCACCGTGGTGTCTTCCGCGCAGACGAGGAAGTGATCCGCCGGGGTCTGGCTCATCATGCTGTGGATGGAGAGGACCCATTCGTCCTCGGTGAAGAACCCGTTGCTGCGCTCCTCGCCGCCGACGACGGAGTACTGGCGGACGCAGCCCTGGAGGACGAAGTAGGCCTCGGTGGAGACCTGACCCGCCATGAGCAGGTGCGCGCCCTTCGGAAAGGTCTTCACCACCATGCTGTCCAGGATGGCCTGGGCCTCCTCGTCCGACAGAGGCGCGATGCGGCGGAAGTAGTCGACGAGCTTGGTTTTCATGAGCGCACTGCGTCCGGGTTCATCCCGTTCGGAGTCTCCCACGGTTCTCCTTGCTAGCGGCCGTCCATCGGTCCACGCTCGCGGGATGGAAAATCCTGCTGCTGAGTGGAAGCTGCCGTGGGACGGAGGATGCCGCTGCGGGAAGGTCCGCCTGCGAGTCACCCTGCCGCCGATCGTCACCATGGCGTGTCATTGCACCGGCTGTCAGCGCATGAGCTCCAGCGCGTTCAGCCTGACCATGGCGGTGCCCACGCCCGGCTTCCACATCCTCTCCGGAGCGCCGGTGGTGGGCGGGCTGCATGGGGCGTCGAAGCACATGTTCTGCGATTACTGCATGACGTGGATGTTCACGCGGCCCGAGGGAGTGGATGAATTCGTGAACCTGCGGCCGACCATGCTCGACAATCCGGGCTGGGTCGTGCCGTTCATCGAGACCTTCACGAACGAGAAGCTGCCCTGGGCGACGACGCCCGCGACGCACTCCTACGCGACCCTGCCGGATCCGTCCCTGTACGAAGGGCTCATGCGCGAGTTCGCGGATAAGAGCCCGCGGCCCCGGTAGACCGTCATCGCTCGCATTGGCGCTGGGCCTCGTTCCAGGCATCGGTCCAGGAGAGCGAATAGGCAACGGTCTTGGGGGGAGGGTTGCACGCCAATTCCTCGCGCATGCAGCGCAGCATGGCCAGGGCATCCGTGCGCTTCTGTTGGACGCGGCCATGGGGAAGCCAAGCGCGGAGTCCCTCCAACTCGTGGGCAGGGACTCCCGCCTGGACCGCCAGGGTCAGCAGGGCCGGGTAGCCGCGCTCCGGGTAGTGGAGCCCCTTGGCCATCCGCTCCAGCACCGCTCGCGTCTGCGGGCTCAGCACTTCTTCCCGCTCCGCGTGGGCCAGGGTGGCCCGGATGTTGACCATGGCCTCGGACAACGGAAGGAAGCCTGACTCCTCGGGGCCGTGCATCACCGCCACCTCGTCGTCGTCCTCCAGCTCGCCCTGGAGGAACGCCTCGAAGATGGCCCCCACCCCTCGCATGCCGAAGGGGGCGAGTTCCGCAGCGCGCAGGGCCCCCATGCTGGCGCTGCCGTAGACGTGGATGCCCTCTGACATGGCCCAGAGGAGCTCCTTGTGCCACACGGCGGGGACTCGCTCGAAGTAGCCGTCGATGAGGCCCAGAGCCTGGGGGTGCTCGCGCGCGGCCCGGTACACGTCCCCCTGGGCCGCGGGAGGGAGGAACACGGCGTCGAGTTCCCGCTGTCCTTCCTCGGCGCGGAGGGTGGGGCCGGCGAAGATGTAGATCATGAGAGGCGCGCCTCCATGAGCCGGCGGGCGCGGCGCCCCGGAACGTACCCGGGCGCGTCGTGGAGGGACTCCAGGCCGGGAATCACCACCCGCGCCACCGGAATCTGGAACGCGGGCTTGGTGAGGTCCACGAGCACCACCTGGTCGAGCCCCACTGAGCCCAGGCGTTCCAGCTCCCAGGCCACGTCCTCATCGAAGCTGGCCCCCTCGAAGGTCGGGACGTCCTGGAAGCGCCGCTCGGCCTCCGGCTCACGCATCAGCGCCTGGACGCGCTGCGCGAGCACCGGATCCTGCAAGACATTGTAGGACCGGGCCACCGAGAGATCATCGCGTGACCCGGAGATGAGCGTGGCCCGGACCTGGGCCGCCTCGGTGAGCGCTCGGAGGAGGGCCACCTGGCGGGTGGGATGGCAGCCCATTCCCGACGTCGGGTAGAGCGGGCGGAAGGGCTCCGGCTCTCGCTCGGCGCACATGCAGAGGAAGGCGGGCAGGCCCACATCCGAGGTTGTCTCCCAGACAGCCACGTCCACTCCGGCCCGGTCGAACTTCTCCAGCACTGCGTTACAGTCCGGATCCTCCACCGTCCCCAGGTCGAGCCGGGTCCGCCGCCTTGCCTCCGGAGTTTGCAGGTGCCAGAGGGTGGTGGCGTCACGCTCCACCACCTCGCAGATGCCGTGACTAAGGGCCTCCAGGAGGTGGTTGCCCGAGGACAGCCCGTTGGAGCTCATGAAGAAGGCGCCGCTACCCGAGGGAAGCGGCAGGGTGTAGTCGGTGTGGACCAGCTCGAAGGGCAGCCACACCGGCGTGTTTCCCCGCAGCTCGTGCCCCTGGATCCACAGGAGCCGCTGGGAGGGCTGGAAGTCGTTGACCGACAGCCGGGGGAGCCCGCCGACGTCCACTAGCGGGTGGGAGAAGCGCAGCTCCTGGTAGCTCGCGAGAAGGAGGGGGAGGGTGATGTGCTCGGCATGGTACGTCTCCACGGCCTCCATCAGCCCGGAGGCCTTGGCTGCGTCCAGGTCCAGGCCCTTACCCTGGGAGACCGCGAGGGACCGCGAGTTGGGCCGGCAGACCGTGACCACCGGAATGCCCAGCCGGTCCAGCCCCGTGATGTTGGCGATGCGGGTGATGCCCATGACCGCCATCAGGGGGCGCACCCGCCGCAGCGTCTCCTCGGGAGGAATCAGCCGGTGCGTTCCCGCCCGGTGGTGCTTGGGGGCCTGGGGCCCGGGAGGGAAGACACGCATCAGACCCTCTCAGGTGGGCTCGCGGTCTGGCCTTGGCCTTCCCCGACCTGGGGCGCGGCCTTGGGGTTGGAGCTCAGCTCCGCGGCCTTCTTGCTCCCGAGTTTGAGGGAGGCCAGGTTCAGCAGGAAGCATGAGCAGCCAACGGTTGGCAGGAAGGGAATGTCCGCGAGGACCGCGCCCAGCCCCACCATGAGCTTGGGGGCACTGGCCAAATCATCGGGAAGCGTCCGGTACCGGTAGTCGTCGTACTTCAGCCAGTAGAAATCCCCCTTCTCGCTGAAGATGATCAGGTCCTTATCGCCAATCAGGGTCTTCTGCCCAGTCCCGGGGAGCAGGGGCTCCTGCTCGACGTATTCGAGCAAGGCCTTGTCTTTCTTGACGCGCTTGTTGATCTGCCTTCGCTTTCCCGCCTTTTCCCGGTCGTTGACGAGGGAAGCCAGATTCAACACGATGCACGCGATTCCCTTTGTCAGACAATGGAATTCATCCATTTCGAAGGACTGGAGGTCCGCTGCCACGGCACCCAGCCCTACGACGAACTCCGGTGCGGCCCAGAGCGACGGCGGGAGCGGGGTGGCTGCATAGGCTTGCTGGGGGGCCACGTAATACTTTCCGTCCTCGCCGAAGATGATCAAGTCATTCTGCAGGAGTTGCATTGGCGCCGATTGCGCCCGCGCGTCGCTGACTGGCGGGGAGGGGGCCTCGGCGGGAGGGCCATCCGGAGGGGCGGCTGTGTATCCGCCGGTCCTGCTACGTGAGCGCTGGCGTCTGGACGCTCCCCCGTGGCTTCGGGCGCTCTGGAAGCCGAACTTGATATCTTTTATAAAACCCATTGCTTGACTCCTCCTGACTCCTCACCCGCCGCCGAACGTGGGTCACGCATTGCTCTCGGGACGGACGTTGGGACGGCTCAGAAGCGGGGAGAACTGGTAGTGGCGTGAGACGTTGCGGAAGATGTGCTGATCCTGTGTGCCAAGGTTGTTGAGCTCGAAGTAGTCCTGGTTGTCTGAAAGCTGCATCATCAGGTACTCCAGGTCCTCGGTCTCTCTGAAATCCCAGATGTTCAAGATTTCGAATTCGTTGCTGGTTTCGCTTATTTTCTGTCCCGCGACGATCAGCCTGAGGCCATTCTGAAGAAAGACCGGCAGCAGACGTCTCTTCAGCTCTGAGAACCTATCGACCTTCTTCTCTGAGTCCACCGTGATGGTTGTGTAGAGGAGATAGGGTTCCAGCATCGCTTCATGGGACATGCGGGAGTTGATGTAGCTCATCTGGGTGAAGTAGTGAGTTTCCAGGTCTGTCTTGTTGTCTGGAACGAGTCCCAGGATCTGCTTCTGGAAGGGCAGTGGCTGTCGATGGTCTCCGTTGCCAAACATTGTCGTGAGGGTCTCCGAGCAGGCCCCCCGTCTGTCGATGTAGTAGATCTCGATCAGCCGCTCGGGGTTGCCAGTCAGCGCGGCGCCCTTGATCTGGCGGATCCAATCAATGGAAGGCTGTTCGAGGTACCGCTTCCGTACCTGGGTCGCCAGCAGGTAGCGCAGCATCTGCCCTTTCTTGGGTTTGCCGGTGAATTGCACGTAGTCGACAAGGTCTACATTGCTGTCGTTGATTTCCATTGCTTCCTTCTCCCGAATCCAAGGGCTGATGGATGGAGCGTCATCCCCGCGCTTCCTCTTGCGCCAGGGGCTGTCCGGCCAGCACCCGTTCCACGAAGTCCGCGACCGGGCGGGGGCGTACCGGAATGGCGTCCATCGCCGGGCGCGGGTCGAGTTCGCAGCCGAGCGCGAGGTTGAGCATCAGCGCGGCGAAGGAGCGCTGGAGGGGGTCCGTGGTGGCTTCGTACTGCTCGCGGAGCGCGGACTCGGGGACGTACTCACGCTCCCAGGCCCGGCCGCTCCGCTCCTCGAACAGGCGCACCACCTGGAGCTGACCTACCGCCTCCTCGGCTCCGAGCTCGAGCACGGCGCCCCAGGCACGAGGGGTGTCCAGCGCTCCGGCGGCGAACCGGGCCACGTCCTCGAGGGTGATCCAGTTCACCCGTCCCTCTCCCGTTCCCAGGACGCGGGCCCGGGCCTTCACGGCGTCGAAGCCCATGGCCGCGCTCAGCCAGACGTCGCTGAAGAAGGTGGGACGCAGGAGGGTGGTGCGGGGGAATCCGCCGCGCAGCACCTCCTGCTCCACCGCGCGCTTGGCGTCCTGGAGCGGGAAGTTCCCCTGGAGCGGCGGGAAGGAGACGAACACGAAGTGCTCCACCCCCGCGCGCCGTGCCGCCTCCACGAGGGCAAGCTGGCCTTCCAGGTCGACGGACTGGATGGAATCTCCCGGCTGCCTCGACAGCATGCACGACGCTGTCGTGATGACTGCTTGCGCGCCCGCGCAGAGCGCGTCGAGCGACGCGGGCTGCTTCAGGTCTCCCGGGTGCGTCTCCACGCCCAGGCGCTTCAGCCGCTCGACACGGCGGGAGTCCGAGGTTGGCCGGACGAGGGCCCGGACCCGAGCGCCGCCAGCCCGCAGTTGCTGACAGACCGTTCCCCCCAACATCCCCGTGCCGCCGGCCACGGCGGTGATTCCTCTCATGGTTCCTCTCCTCACAGATACCGCCAGCTCCGCGCGGACGCGGTGGCGCGCTCCAGGGACTCCCGCGTCGCCTTCCGCTGGCCTTCAGTCCAAACATGGATCGCCTTCTCCAATTGGGAAGACAGCGCTTCCGGGAGCCGCTGTTGGGTCGGGTCCAGCAGGGCACGCGCATGCTCCACTGCCTCCGTGAGGAATTGGCGCTGGAGCGCGATCGCCAGGAGCACCCACAATCCCTGCCATTGAAAGGGATAGGGGTAGATGGCGGAGAGCTTGCGCCAGCACTCCAGGGCCGCCCGGGCCTCCTGTTCGGCGTCGTCCAGCCGTTGCTCCCGCCAGGCCACCCACGCCTGGCTGGCCCGGGCCGCTCCCACGTAGTCCGTCATCCGGGCCATGGCCGCCACGTCCAGGCTTCGTGCGCTGGACTCCCGGGTGCGGTCGACGAGCCCTCGCCGGCGGTACACCAGGGTCAGGTAGGTGAGCAGGCGCGACTGGAGCGTCAGGTCTCCTGTCTCTTCCGCCAGCCGCAGCCCGGCGAGGCCCTGTTCCTCCGCCAGGTCCAGCGCTCCGGACAGGACCAGGGTGAACGCATGACAGAAGAGGGCCAGCGCCTGGGTGGAGAGGTCCTCCGCGGTCCTGGCGGCCTCCACCGCCAGGCGGCCGTACTCCACCATCTGGGGGGAGATGGCGTAGCGCTCCTGCCGGAAGCACGTGTTCGCGAACACGACGAAGAAGCGGGCGCGCTGCGCGCCCGTTCCGTAGGTCTCCAGCACCGGGCGCACCCGCTCCACGAGCGCGCCCATCGCCTCCCGGTCATCCTGCCAGTACAGGGTCCAGTGCAGGTCCTCCTGGAGTTGCAACCACTCCTGCCACCAGGTCCGCGCCGCTGGCGCTGTCGTGTCCTCCGCCTTGGGCGGGGTGCCCAGGGCCGCCTCGGCATCCGCGTACGCGCGCAGCGCCTCTTCGTGCCGGTGGTGTGTCTCCCAGGTCTTGCCCACCCTGCGAAGGATGCTGGCCCGGTGCACCTGCCCCTCCACCGGAAGGCAGGCCAGCGCCTCGCCATAGGCCGTGCGCGCTTCTTCCTGCCGCCCGGTCAGCGCAAGCACGTCCGCGAGGCTTTCGTGGATGGGTAGAAAGGACGGCCTCCCGCCCGGGGGCGCGTCCTTCGCCCGGGCGCGGTGCGCGCGCGCTTCAGCCAGCGCGGCACGATACGAGGTGATGGCTTCGCCATTGGCATGGGTGGCCCGGGCGCGGTCCGCGGCCCGGCGGAAGTAGTCGCTGGCCCGGTCGGGGACCCCCGCCCTGGACCAGTGGTTGGCCAGGCTGGAGAAGAGCAGGTCGAAGTCGCGCGCATGCTGGTGCCGCTGCTCGATGACCTCGGCGGCGCGGCGGTGGAGCTGGCGCGCGCGCTCCGGAGGAATGCGGGCGTAGGAAATCTCGCGCAGCTTGTCGTGGAGGAAGCGCAGCCGCCCTCCCGCGCCCCTTTCGAGGATCTGCCGCACTCGCAGCGTCTGCAGCGCCTCCAGGGCCAGCGCCTGCTTCAGCGGCGCCGCGGACAGCAACACCTCCACGTCACACTCACGGCCGAGCACGGCCGCGAACTCCATGAGCGCCTGCGCCGGGGGTGGGAGGTCCCGCAGGCGCCGCTGGATGATCTCCGCGATGAAGAGGGGCAGGCCCATGCCGTCGAGCGAGGCGCGGGGCTGGCCCTGCTCTTCCAGGCGCCACTGGCCCCATTCGTCGCGGTGGAGCAGCCCCTCCGTGATGGCGGCCCTCAGGTACTCCGCGATGAAGAAGGGATTGCCCTCGGCCTGGTGCACCAGCCCGTCGAAGTCCTTCGGCAGCGTGTGCAGCGCGAGCATTCCACCGACCATGGACCGGATGCCCTGCTCGTCGAGCAGCTCCAGCTCCAGGTGGAGGGCTCCGGACATGGACACCACTTCGTCCAGCACTCCGCCGCGCTCCTCCATGCGGTAGGTCCCCAGCAGGAGCACACCCCGTTCGACCAGCTCCTCGTGCCGCAGCTGCTGGAGGAAGCCCAGGGACATCTCGTCCGCCCACTGGAGGTCATCGATGATGATCAGCAGCGGGTCCTCCTCTGCGAAGGCGAAGAGGACCTCCCTCAGGGCCGCGAAGATGCGGGCGCGCGCGGCCGCGGCGTTCGCGGGGGGCGGAGGCACGGGCAGCTCCCGCTGGCCGGGCAGGTCCTCCAGGGCGGGCTCATAGGCGACCAGGACCTTCCCCTGGGACCCGAGCAACCGTGCCGTCTCCTCCGGGCCTCCCTGACGGCAGTGGTCCGCGACCGCGGCGAGCAGGGGGCGGAAGGGATGAAGGGGAGGGGCCTTCATGTCCGTGTCGGCCTGCGGACCGGAGAGGCCGAGCGGGATGCACTCGCATGTCACCACGGGGAGCTCCCGGGCGCGGGCTTCGCGGGCCAGCTCCAGCGCCAGCCGGGTCTTGCCGACTCCGCTGCCGCCGCCAATGAAGATTCCTCCTCCATTGCGAGCAAGCCGCTCGCGGAGGCGGCGCATGGTGTCCTCCCTCCCCGTGAAGAGCGGGCGGTAGAGGTAGGGCCGGCTCTCAGGCAGTCCCGCTGGCTCAGGGGCCTCGACCCCCAGCTCCGACAGCGCCCGGGCCACGTCGTCGGCGTAGCCGAGCCGGTCCTCGGGCTGCTTCGCGAGGAGCGTGAGGATGAGCCACTCCAGCTGTACCGGAAGCCGCTCCTCGGTGAGCTGTGAAGGCGGGGTCGGGGGCTCGCGCAGGTGCCGCTTGCGGATGACACGGCTTGAGCTTCCGAAGAAGGGAACGAAGCCGGTCACGCATTCATACAGGATGCACCCCAGGGAGTAGAGGTCGGCGCGGGCGTCCACGAGGTCGGCACGAATCTGCTCGGGCGCCATGTACAGGAGCGTGCCCAACCCGGCGTTGCCAGCCTGGAGGCTCTCCCGCCCGAAGGGCCCGCCAAACAGCGCCGCCACCCCGAAGTCCCCGAGGACCACGCTCCCATCGGGCTGGATGAAGATGTTGCCGGGCTTGAGGTCGCAGTGAACGAGACCGCAGCCGTGCAGGTAGGCCAGGGGCGCGCACAGCTGTCGCACGACCTTCAGCAACGGGCGGGAGGGCAGGGACGTGGCGTGCGAGTCCTCCACGGACCGCCCGGCGGTGACCCTCGGAGCGCGGGAGGACTGGCCGAAGGACAGGCTGTGGTGCTCTTCGAGGACCTGCCTGAACGTGCGGCCCTCCAGCAATCCCATCGCATACCAGGGGAGCCCGCCGGACATGCCGTGGTCGAGGATCCGCACGATGCCCGGGTGATGGATCCGGATGAGCGCCTGGATCTCCCTCCGGAGGCTGGCCAGGGTCTCGGTGCCCGTGACGCGGACCGTCTTCAAGGCCGCGCGCTGACCTGTCACGCGATGCTGGCCCAGGTAGACGATGCCCATGCCCCCATGGCCGAGGATTCCCTGGACCTGATAGGGCCCCATCCACCGGGGCATTCCAGGGCGTGCCTCCTCCAGCACCCAGGACTCGTGCTCGCTCATGACTCCTCCCCTGTCGTGTGCAAGCGCTCGCGCACGCGCGGCGCCTCTCACGGATCAGGGTGGTGATGGCGGGACGGCCTTGCCTCGCTCTGCCTCTTTCAATCGGACGCCAGCGATCCCGCCTCCCGCAGATAGCAGTACTCCCGCAGCGCGGCCCGTCTGAGCGCATCCACGTGGGCGAAGCCGGCCTCGTTGCTGAAACGCTCGAGGTCGGTAGGGATGGACCGGCCGAGCCGCTCGGTGAAGTACCACTCCCAGAGCGCGTTGTCGGTGAGCCCGGCCTCGTCCAGCCCGGGCCGCTCCAGGCCGGCCCGGGCCAGGACCCGCTCCTTGTCCTCCAGGCGCTCCATCAGCGCCCCGTAGAGCCCGCGGGCGCGCAGATGATCCGGCAGGCAGCGGAGCACCTCGGGCTCGAGCAGCGCCTCGATCCTGCGCACCCGGGCCTCGTCCTCGAAGAAGCGCACGGGGGCCTCCAGCCGTTGCTCCGCCACCCAGTGTTCGAACTGCCTCAGGGTGAGCAGGTCCTTCTCGCGGCGGAATGCCTCGCAGGTCCGTCGCAGCCCCTCCGCATCCACCGTATCCGCCTGCCTTCGCGCCTCCTCCAGGGCCAGGGCTCGCGCCAGGGCGCCGGCACGGACCCGGGGCAGGAGGCCGGACACCCGCAGCTCCTCGAGCAGCGCCTCGCTCGCGAGGGTTTCGCGCGCCGGGGCTCCGGTGGGAAGCCGGCCCGCGCTCTGGCATGCGTCCGCCCAGGCGTCGGTATGCGC comes from the Corallococcus macrosporus genome and includes:
- a CDS encoding DUF4386 domain-containing protein, producing MNISRLHSRALGALYLLPFLAYGIGTALVSSVLKAPESLFLVAGQRTLFVGGALLLVLDALFVVGIGVLFFPILRERSPGIALTYVCTRVMEALMLVVGVVFLLCILPLPGQLTPEPGTLANLVARGNFWAYQLAMTLLGVGSVPFCLSLYRARLFPAWLPLLGAVGYGLLALGCVLEIFGLPWGIFFSGPGGVFELVFGVWLIAKGFRKVTPSAAA
- a CDS encoding Crp/Fnr family transcriptional regulator, producing the protein MKTKLVDYFRRIAPLSDEEAQAILDSMVVKTFPKGAHLLMAGQVSTEAYFVLQGCVRQYSVVGGEERSNGFFTEDEWVLSIHSMMSQTPADHFLVCAEDTTVVVGTEQREGDLYRRFPRFESISRMVMQKVLAEQQERFNSYLTDTPEQRYLKLSRTRPDLLQRLPQYHLASYIGVKPESLSRIRKRIATRGKPATPRRKA
- a CDS encoding GFA family protein, which gives rise to MACHCTGCQRMSSSAFSLTMAVPTPGFHILSGAPVVGGLHGASKHMFCDYCMTWMFTRPEGVDEFVNLRPTMLDNPGWVVPFIETFTNEKLPWATTPATHSYATLPDPSLYEGLMREFADKSPRPR
- a CDS encoding TfuA-like protein, whose translation is MIYIFAGPTLRAEEGQRELDAVFLPPAAQGDVYRAAREHPQALGLIDGYFERVPAVWHKELLWAMSEGIHVYGSASMGALRAAELAPFGMRGVGAIFEAFLQGELEDDDEVAVMHGPEESGFLPLSEAMVNIRATLAHAEREEVLSPQTRAVLERMAKGLHYPERGYPALLTLAVQAGVPAHELEGLRAWLPHGRVQQKRTDALAMLRCMREELACNPPPKTVAYSLSWTDAWNEAQRQCER
- a CDS encoding YcaO-like family protein yields the protein MRVFPPGPQAPKHHRAGTHRLIPPEETLRRVRPLMAVMGITRIANITGLDRLGIPVVTVCRPNSRSLAVSQGKGLDLDAAKASGLMEAVETYHAEHITLPLLLASYQELRFSHPLVDVGGLPRLSVNDFQPSQRLLWIQGHELRGNTPVWLPFELVHTDYTLPLPSGSGAFFMSSNGLSSGNHLLEALSHGICEVVERDATTLWHLQTPEARRRTRLDLGTVEDPDCNAVLEKFDRAGVDVAVWETTSDVGLPAFLCMCAEREPEPFRPLYPTSGMGCHPTRQVALLRALTEAAQVRATLISGSRDDLSVARSYNVLQDPVLAQRVQALMREPEAERRFQDVPTFEGASFDEDVAWELERLGSVGLDQVVLVDLTKPAFQIPVARVVIPGLESLHDAPGYVPGRRARRLMEARLS
- a CDS encoding SDR family oxidoreductase — protein: MRGITAVAGGTGMLGGTVCQQLRAGGARVRALVRPTSDSRRVERLKRLGVETHPGDLKQPASLDALCAGAQAVITTASCMLSRQPGDSIQSVDLEGQLALVEAARRAGVEHFVFVSFPPLQGNFPLQDAKRAVEQEVLRGGFPRTTLLRPTFFSDVWLSAAMGFDAVKARARVLGTGEGRVNWITLEDVARFAAGALDTPRAWGAVLELGAEEAVGQLQVVRLFEERSGRAWEREYVPESALREQYEATTDPLQRSFAALMLNLALGCELDPRPAMDAIPVRPRPVADFVERVLAGQPLAQEEARG
- a CDS encoding serine/threonine-protein kinase PknK — encoded protein: MSEHESWVLEEARPGMPRWMGPYQVQGILGHGGMGIVYLGQHRVTGQRAALKTVRVTGTETLASLRREIQALIRIHHPGIVRILDHGMSGGLPWYAMGLLEGRTFRQVLEEHHSLSFGQSSRAPRVTAGRSVEDSHATSLPSRPLLKVVRQLCAPLAYLHGCGLVHCDLKPGNIFIQPDGSVVLGDFGVAALFGGPFGRESLQAGNAGLGTLLYMAPEQIRADLVDARADLYSLGCILYECVTGFVPFFGSSSRVIRKRHLREPPTPPSQLTEERLPVQLEWLILTLLAKQPEDRLGYADDVARALSELGVEAPEPAGLPESRPYLYRPLFTGREDTMRRLRERLARNGGGIFIGGGSGVGKTRLALELAREARARELPVVTCECIPLGLSGPQADTDMKAPPLHPFRPLLAAVADHCRQGGPEETARLLGSQGKVLVAYEPALEDLPGQRELPVPPPPANAAAARARIFAALREVLFAFAEEDPLLIIIDDLQWADEMSLGFLQQLRHEELVERGVLLLGTYRMEERGGVLDEVVSMSGALHLELELLDEQGIRSMVGGMLALHTLPKDFDGLVHQAEGNPFFIAEYLRAAITEGLLHRDEWGQWRLEEQGQPRASLDGMGLPLFIAEIIQRRLRDLPPPAQALMEFAAVLGRECDVEVLLSAAPLKQALALEALQTLRVRQILERGAGGRLRFLHDKLREISYARIPPERARQLHRRAAEVIEQRHQHARDFDLLFSSLANHWSRAGVPDRASDYFRRAADRARATHANGEAITSYRAALAEARAHRARAKDAPPGGRPSFLPIHESLADVLALTGRQEEARTAYGEALACLPVEGQVHRASILRRVGKTWETHHRHEEALRAYADAEAALGTPPKAEDTTAPAARTWWQEWLQLQEDLHWTLYWQDDREAMGALVERVRPVLETYGTGAQRARFFVVFANTCFRQERYAISPQMVEYGRLAVEAARTAEDLSTQALALFCHAFTLVLSGALDLAEEQGLAGLRLAEETGDLTLQSRLLTYLTLVYRRRGLVDRTRESSARSLDVAAMARMTDYVGAARASQAWVAWREQRLDDAEQEARAALECWRKLSAIYPYPFQWQGLWVLLAIALQRQFLTEAVEHARALLDPTQQRLPEALSSQLEKAIHVWTEGQRKATRESLERATASARSWRYL